The sequence GCTTCTGACTGTTGACGATCTCCGAAGTCCAACCGGTCGGGCTGTTGAGGAAACGCCCGCGAGTCGGATCTTCCGGGTCGCGGAACACGTCTTTGTAGCGCGGCAGATCGGCCACCGATTTCAACTCGGGTGCCAACGCTTTGATGCCGCGTTCAGGGTCGCCCTTGATCACATACTCCGGCACCCACCAGCCTTCGGTGGCACCTTTGACGGTATCGCCCAAACCGAACACCTTACCTTCGGCGGCCGCTTTGACCCACGCCGGACTGCGCCCGGCCCATTCCTCGCCAATCACCTGAATGTCATTTTTCGCCAGCGCGGCCTCAAGGCTGACCGTGCTGCCGGGCAAGGTGTCGGTCGGGTAACCGTAGCCTTTCTCAACGATCAGGCGCAGCACTTCGGTGATGAAACTGCCGCTTTCCCAAGTGATGTCACCGAAGTGAATCGGCGCGGTTTTCTCCGCCGCCGAGACAGCGCCGACGCTAAGGCTGAGGGCCAGCAGCGACGTGCCGAGCAGGTTTTTGATCGATCTCATGCAGACCTCTTGTCTTCCAGAAATTGGTTGGCGCTATGGCGATCGCATAGCGCTTGGGAACGGCTCATGTACTCGCTGACCGAACGCTGGGAGATGCCCAGCTCGGCAGCGATTTGCGGGTAGGTCAGGCCGTCGATGCGGGCGAGCAGAAACGCTGTGCGAACCTTGCCGGGCAAGCGTTGCAAGCTGTGATCGAGGCGGTTGAGGGTTTGCGATAGCTGGACGATTTCTTCAGCCGATGCGGCGTAATCGACATCGATCTGCTGGCGATATCCGCGCTCCAGATCTGCGCGTCGCCAGCGCTGATAAAGCAGGCGTTGGGCGACGGTCGTCAGCAACGCGCGGGGTTCGCGAATGGCCCGCAGCGTCGGTGCTTCAAGTAACTGCACGAAGGTCTCGGAAGCAATATCTTCAATACTGGCGGCGTCATGCAGATGACGGCGCAGATAGGCACAGAGCCAGCGATAGTGAGCGCGGAACAGGTCGTCCACGGTGTGACGATGGGAAATGGCGGCGCCGGACATAGGGGCTCCTGGGTTAGGGGTCGCTGAATGTCCGGTGTTCCGGTGGCGCGATCGTAGCAAGGCGCCTTATTCGTTTAAAATACTTAAAACGAATCTTTATATTCTATTTAAAACTAAAAAATCAAAAGATCGCAGCCTTCGGCAGCTCCTGCACCGATCTCCTGTAGCAGCTGCCGAAGGCTGCGATCTTTAGCGCAAGCGGCCATAGCCAAGTCCTTCAGCCTCACGCTGATAGTCGAGCAGGATTTGATAATCGCGCTCACTGGCCGCAAACACCTCAGGCAATCCCAAGGTCTGTGCGACATCAGGGAGTTCGCGCAAGGTTTCATTCATTACCTGTCGGAGCTGCTCGATCTGCTCATCCGTAGCACTACCTACCGTAATGAATGGCAAGGTCGGACTCCACGCACTGCGCGCAATCACCTGCAAGGCACTGACTTCTTGCGGCGCATGTTGCGCCAGATAGGCGTAGGTGACGCTGTCGATGGCGGCCAGATCGGCACGGTGTTCGCGCAACCAGCGCAGGCTCTCTCGATGGCCGCCGCTGATGCCGACCGAGGCAAAAAATTGTCCGTCCTGATTCAGCGGCGCCAAGCGCTGACGCAACAGGTTCATGCCGCTGTTGGAGTCCTCACTATTGATCACCCCCCGACTGTTGTGAAAATCCGTCAGGGTTTTGCGTGGGTCATCAGCGCGGCCGAGGATCAGGCTGCAATGATTGCCGGCGCTGGCGTCAGGCAGTTCGTAGCGAGGACGTCCGACGATCCGCACTTGTCCGCGCAAAGCGGTCATCAGCGGGTAGCCGCAGGTTTGCGTGAGCAGCAGATCGGGGGATAACCAGAGTTCGGGCAATGACAGGCCTTCAGCACTCAGGCGGGTGTGGCCAAGTTGCTCGAGAATGCGCGCAATCCAGCGCTCATTCGCCGCGCGGATTGGCTCGGGGGCGACGTACATCAGGAGTTCGGTGTGGTGTTGGGTCATGCACATTTTCCCCGAGTTACAAATATCCAATGTGGGAGCGAGCCTGCTCGCGAAAGCGCTGGGTCAGACAACAGATTCATCAACTGACACTACGCCTTCGCGAGCAGGCTCGCTCCCACAGGGTTTTGTGGTGTTCTTGGGTCAGTGGAACGGATGCTCGGGACTGTCGATCGGCCTGAAGACATTGCACCGCCAGAACTCGCCATACCCGCGCACCAGAAACCCGCCACTGCGTGCGATCCACTGCTCGCGATGCATCCGGTAAACCGTCGGCAAGTCGTACCACGCAAGCTTCGGCAAGTCGTGATGCACCAGATGAAAATTCAGATTAAGGAACAACCAGCGCCATGGCCAACCGGCCTCATTGAGCACCGTGCGCTGTTCCGGTTGCGCATGCGGGCGGTGTTCATAGTAGGAGCGGATCATCGCGATCGACAGCGCCGGCACGCTGATCAGCAACAGGTAATGCCAGACCGGCAGCACGCTGTATCGAGCGATGAACCCCAGCATCAGCAGGGTAAACGCGCCGTGGGTCAGCCACATCAGCCACGCCTGGCGTTCGCCATTCTTCAGCCGCTGCAGTTCTTCGCCAGCGAGCGCCAACAACGCCAGGGGGGCACCCGTTGCGAAACGGCCGAGTACGGTTTTGTTCAGCCAGTGCAGGCTGCGTTCGAACAGCGAACTGCCCTGCCAGCCAGCGCGGGTCAGGTAACGGCTCTCCGGATCGACGCCGGGCACAGTCAGATCCTCATCGCGGTGATGCAACAAATGGCTGTCGCGATACAGCGTGTACGGATACCACACCGCGAATGGCGCGTAGCCGAGGATTTTGTTGAGCAAGGTCCAGCGGGTCGGATGCCCGTGGAGCAATTCGTGCTGCACTGACAGCCACAGCACCAGTAGCGGAACCAGCAGCAACGTGCTCAAGCCACGACCGAGCCACTGACTATTGAGCACAATGGCAAACCAACCGCCATAGACGCCGATCAGCAACAGCCAGGTCGGCCATTCGGTGCGGGCGGTGAAGCGTTGGCGCAGGGTTTCGATCTGCTGGCGATGGGCGGCGTCGAAGTAATGGGACATGGCGTTGCTCAAAACGGGATTCTTTCCCTTCTGTGCAACGACGCGGCGCAATCTTGCAGATTATTTTCGGGTTAGGCAGGAGCCCGAGAACCGGGCTCCGGAAAGACGTGATCAATGGCCGAATATGTCGACTTTCTTGGCTTTCTTCTCTGCGCGTTTTTCAATCGCGGTCTTGGCCGGTTTCTTCTTCGCGGCTTTCTTTGAATCCATACCTTTGGACATGATGCGTACTCCACTCACAGGGGATGTGAGGTCAGGTATACACCTATCCAGAGCCGTGCGTTCTTTTATAATCGCCGCTTTGCCCACCGACAGTCCGATCCCATGCCCGACACCCGATACAGCCTGCTCGACGAGTCGTTATGGCCGTTGATGAACAAGTTTTACCGCAGCCATCAATCATCGATGAAAGCTGTTCGCGACGCGCAATTGTGGGTCGCGCGACGGGGAGAGATTGTTGCCGCGTTGTGCTTGCGGCCGGTGGCGGGCGGGCATTGGTTGACCGGGTTGTTCGTTGATCCGGGCTGTCGCGAACAAGGGCTTGCCGCGCAGTTGATCGCAGCAGCGGTGCAGGATGTGAGCGAGCCAGTGTGGCTGTTCTGCCATCCTGATTTGCGTGAGTTTTATGAGCGACGCGGGTTCACGTTCGATCCGGCGCTGCCGCAAGCGATGGCAGAGCGATTGAGCCGGTATGCGCGGAGCAAGCCGATGATTGCTATGGAAAGGGTTCCCGCTCAATCCTGAAGGACATGCAAAAACCAATGTGGGAGCGAGCCTGCTCGCGAAAGCGGTGTGTCAGTCACAGAATCTGTCACTGATATTGCGCATTCGCGAGCAGGCTCGCTCCCACAGGGGATGTGTTGAGTCTTGAATTAATCGTCAGCTGTGGGATCGAGATCCGGGAACATCACTTCGGTAAAACCGAATTTGCTGAAATCGGTGATCCGCGACGGGTACAAGCGGCCGATCAGGTGATCGCACTCGTGCTGCACAACGCGCGCGTGGAAGCCCGAAGCAGTGCGCACAATCGGCTCGCCCTTCGGATCAAACCCTTCGTAACGAATCTGCTGATAACGCTCCACCGCACCGCGCAAACCCGGCACCGACAGACACCCTTCAAAGCCCTCCTCCAGCAACGGACTCAGCGGCGTGATCAGCGGATTGATCAGGATCGTCTGCGGCACGGCTTCAGCGTCCGGATAACGCTCGCTGTGTTCAAAACCAAAGATCACCAGTTGCAGATCGACACCGATCTGCGGCGCGGCCAAGCCAACGCCGCCGACGCTTTCCATGGTCTGGAACATATCGTCGATCAGTTGCCACAGCTCGGGGCTGTCGAACATCTCGGCCGGCACTGGCGGGGCGATGCGCAGCAGGCGCTCGTCGCCCATTTTCAGAATTTCACGGATCATGATCAGACTTCGTCAGTGTCCGGCTTGAGCGAATGATCGCGGCCCAGGCCCGAGACGTGTTGTTTGGGATGTTCATCGAGTTCGCCGGGGACTTTCTCACCCGCATCCTTGCCCTCGCTGGACATGTGCTCGATCACCGCGTTCATCTCGGCGCCGAGCAACAGCACCGCAGCGGAAATGTAGAAGTACAGCAACAGCACGATGATCGCCCCGATGCTGCCATACATCGCGTTGTAGTTGGCGAAGGTTTTTACGTAGAAGGCGAACCCCAACGAAGCGATGATCCACACCACCACGGCCAACACAGAACCGGGTGTGATGAAACGGAATTCCTGTTTGACGTCCGGCATGACGTAGTAGATCAGTGCCACGGCGACCATCATCAGAATCACGATCACCGGCCAGCGCGCGATGGTCCACACGGTGACGATGAAGTCTTCCAGTCCCACCTGCGCGGCGATCCAGCCCATCACCTGCGGCCCGAGCACCATCAGCGCGGCGGCCACCAGCAGCATGCCGGCGATGCCGACGGTGTAGAAAATCGACAGTGGGAAACGCTTCCAGATCGGCCGGCCTTCAACCACGTCGTATGCGGCGTTCATCGCGCTCATCATCAAGCGCACACCGGCGGAGGCGGTGTACAGGGCGATCACGATACCGACGGAAAGCAGGCCACCCTTTGACTGCTGTAACTGGTCAATGACCGGATTGACTTGCTCCAGCGCCTGCGGCGGCAGGACCAGTTCCGATTGCAGGCGCAGCCAGGAGAAGAAGTCCGGCAGGTGCAGGAAACCGATCAGGGCGATCAGAAACAGAATGAACGGGAACAGCGAGAACAGCATCTGGTAAGCCAGTGCCGAGGCGTAGGTCGACATTTCGTCGTCGACGAATTCAGTGACCGTGCGCATCATCACCCGATGCAGGGGCAGACCTTTCATGTCTGGAAATATCATTCGCGTCTCCTTTCGCCGCAATACAGGTTGAAGTCGTGGCGACTCAGGGGCCGTTTTTTACATCACGGTAGCCTGTTTGGCTAACCTCGTAGGGTTGCCGCAGGTTTTTGACACAAAAACGGCCATCCTTGGATGGCCGTTCATGTATTTCGTTCAAGGCTGGATTACGCCTTGTCGACGCCTTTTTTGACCGCGTCCTTGGCTTTGCCGACCGCTTGCTGGGCTTCGCCTTTTTTCTCTTGAATCTTGCCTTCGGCTTGCAGCTTGGTGTTGTCGGTGGCTTTACCGACGCCTTGCTTGACGTTGCCGACCGCTTCGTTGGCCATGCCTTTTACTTTATCGCCTGTGCTACTCATGGTGTTTCTCCTTGGTGCATTTAGGGGGAAAAGTCAGTACGTAATGATTGACTGGCCGGGTTTGCGCCAAGTTTCATTTATTTTCGGGGGTTCATTTCGTCGTGGCGTGCAGGTTGGGCTTTATGTTTGCGTGCGAAGCCCCGAGAATGCGCAACATATGGGCGCCGTGCGCCAATGAACCGATCCCGCAGGAATGTTATGAAACTCGATAAAACGCAGGCCATCGCCCGACGCAACAAGGAACTGGGCGGTGCCGTGCTCGGCACCAACAACTGCCACTTCGCCGAACTGAACCGTAACCGCAACATCTGGTGGTTCGACCTGCCGGTGTCGCGTCTGGCCATCGGTCAGTACGAGTGGATTCACTTGCTGATGCACACCCCAGCCACCGACGAACTGCTGCACCTGAAAGTGCCAACGGTGTTCCTGCGTGAAAAGCTTGAAGGGCTGGTGATTCGCAATGAAGGCAAGCGCAAAGCGGCATTGAGCCTGGAATTGAGTGCGGACAAGGATTCGTATCTGCAGGACATGCGTCCGGCGGGGACCAACGTGAATTTTGCGCCGTTCCGTCAATAGCCCTCACCCTAACCCTCTCCCAGAGGGAGAGGGGACTGACCGAGTTGGCTGGACACGCTACACCGACCTGAAATATCGAGTCGAACTCAGGTTCTGAACAGCATCCGATCGGCTCCCCCCCCTCCTCGCCCATTGGGAAAAGGAACTGACCGAGGTATTCGGGCGAGATACACCGACCTGAGATTCCTGAGTTGAACTCAGGTTCTGAAAAGCCCCGATCTGCTCCCTTCCCCCTCGCCCCCTTGGGGGAGAGGGCTGGGGTGAGGGGGTAGATTTACCAATCACTGCAAATCTACAGCCTTGCACCAACAAAAAGCCCCGCATCTGCGGGGCTTCGTGTTTTAAGCGGCGGACTTGGCCTTGATCTTCTTCAGCTCTTCATCCCGCAACTCGCGACGCAGAATCTTGCCGACGTTGGTGGTCGGCAGCGCATCGCGAAACTCCACCGAACGCGGCACCTTGTAGCCCGTGACGTTGGCGCGCATATGGTCCATCACCTGCTCTTTGGTCAGGGTCACACCCGGTTTGGCAACGATGAAAATCTTGATCGCCTCACCCGACTTCTCGTCGGGCACACCAATGGCCGCGCACTGCAACACGCCCGGCAGGGTCGCCAGCACATCTTCCAGTTCGTTCGGATAAACGTTGAAACCGGAGACCAGAATCATGTCTTTCTTGCGATCGACAATGCGCATGTAGCCGTCCGGCTGGATCAGCGCGATATCACCGGTCTTCAGCCAGCCTTCGCTGTCGAGCATTTCATCGGTGGCTTCCTGACGCTGCCAGTAGCCCTTCATCACTTGCGGGCCCTTGACGCACAGTTCGCCGATTTCACCCAGCGGCTGCTCGACACCGGCATCGTCGATGACTTTGCACAGCGTCGATGGCACCGGAATACCGATGGTGCCGATCTGGATGTGCTGGATCGGGTTGACCGTGGCCACCGGGCTGGTTTCGGTCATGCCGTAACCTTCGCAGATGGCGCAACCGGTGACCGCTTTCCAGCGCTCGGCAGCGGCCAGTTGCAGGGCCATGCCGCCGGACAAGGTGACTTTCAGCGCCGAGAAATCCAGCTTGCGGAAACCTTCGTTGTTGCACAGCGCCACGAACAGCGTGTTGAGACCAACAAAACCGCTGAACTTCCACTTCGACAGTTCCTTGACCATCGCCGGCAGGTCGCGCGGGTTGCTGATCAGGATGTTGTGGTTGCCGATCAGCATCATCGCCATGCAATGAAAGGTGAACGCATAGATGTGGTACAGCGGCAGCGGCGTGATCAGGATCTCGCAACCTTCGTTGAGGTTGGAACCCATCAGCGCTTTGCACTGCAGCATGTTGGCGACGAGGTTGCGATGGGTCAGCATCGCGCCCTTGGCCACGCCCGTGGTCCCGCCGGTGTATTGCAGCACCGCCACGTCGCCGCTGTGCGGATTGGCTTCGGCCACCGGCTGGCCCTGGCCCTTGCTCAGCACGTCGTTGAACTTGACGGCTTTGGGCAGGTGATAGGCCGGGACCATTTTCTTCACGTACTTGATGACGCTGTTGATCAGCAGGCGCTTGATCGGCGGCAGCAGGTCGGCGACTTCGGTGACGATAACGTGTTTGACGCCGGTTTTCGGCACTACGGCTTCGGCCAGATGCGCCATGTTCGCCAGGCAAACCAGGGCTTTGGCACCGGAGTCATTGAATTGGTGTTCCATTTCCCGCGCGGTGTACAGCGGGTTGGTGTTGACCACGATCAGCCCGGCGCGAATCGCACCGAAGACGGCCACCGGGTACTGCAGAACGTTGGGCAGTTGCACGGCGATTCGATCACCGGGCTGCAAATCGGTATGCTGTTGCAGATACGCGGCAAACGCACCGGACAATTCGTACAATTCACCGTAGGTGATTGTCTTGCCCAGGTTGCTGAAAGCCGGTTTGTTGGCGAAGCGTTGGCAGGATTGCTTCAACACTGCCTGAATGTTCGGATACTCGTCCGGATTGATGTCGGCAGCAATTCCAGCCGGGTATTTATCCTTCCAAAAGTCTTCGATCATGGAAGCCCACTCCTCAGCAACGCGAATTCTTCACCGCATTTGATGCGATTATTATTGGTGTGTGTTTGGTATTGGTGAATCTGGCTTTTATATAGGCCGAGAAGTCACAAAGCGCGCCGAGAGTAGCAGCTTTGCCAAGGGTCGACTAGAGCCAAAAGCGGCCCCTACAGTCACTATGATGACTCAAGACTACCTAGCAGTCATTTTAGAGCAAAAATCCTAGAACACCTTTGAAGCCCCGGTTTTCGGGGACTTAAAGCAAAAGATCGCAGCCTTCGGCAACTCCTGCAGGAAATGCATTCCAAGTAGGAGCTGCCGAAGGCTGCGATCTTTGTGTTTTTGACTTTTACGCGATATCGCGCAACTCACGCCGCAGAATTTTCCCGACAGGCGTCATCGGCAATGACTCACGCAATACGATGTGTTTCGGCACCTTATACGCGGTGAAATTCTCTTTGCAGTAGGCCTTGAGCTCTTCAAGGCTGACCCCGGTTTCCCGCGCCACCACGAACAGCTTCACCGCCTCGCCCGAACGCTCGTCCGGCACGCCGATCACCGCGCAGTTGGCGACTTTCGGATGGGCCATCACCACGTCTTCGATTTCATTCGGATAAACGTTGAAACCGGAGACGATGATCATGTCCTTCTTGCGATCGACAATGCGCACAAAACCGTCCGGATCAATCACCGCAATATCGCCGGACTTGAACCAGCCCTCGGCATCCAGCACTTCGGCCGTGGCTTCCGGTTTGTGCCAGTAGCCCTTCATGATCTGCGGGCCCTTGATGCACAACTCGCCACGCTCGCCCATCGGCTGTTCAACACCGTCATCGTTGATGATTTTCAGCAACGTGCCCGGCACCGGCAAGCCGACCGTGCCCAGACGCGATTGATCGCCGTACGGGTTGGTGCAGGCCACCGGCGAGGTTTCGGTGAGACCGTAACCTTCAGTGATGCGGCACCCGGTCATCTGCTCCCAGCGCTCGGCGGTAGCCTTGACCAGCGCGGTGCCACCAGAGTTGGTGAGCTTCAGGCTGGAGAAATCGAGCGTCTTGAAATCCGCGTGATCCATCAGCGCCACGAACAAGGTGTTCAAGCCCAGCAGCGCCGAGAAGCGCCAGTTCTTCAGCTCCTTGATGAACCCGGCGATGTCGCGCGGATTGGTGATCAGCACGTTGTGGTTGCCGGAAACCATCATGCACATGCAGTTCGCGGTGAAGGCATAGATGTGGTACAGCGGCAACGGCGCGATCATCACTTCCTGGCCTTCGCGCAGCAGCGGCTGGCCGTCCGGGCCGAGTTGGGCGAGACAGGCGCGCACTTGTTGCATGTTCGCCACCAGATTGCCGTGAGTGAGCATCGCACCTTTGGCCAGGCCGGTGGTGCCACCGGTGTATTGCAGCACGGCGATGTCGTCGAGGCTGGCTTTCAGCGGCTTGATGCCCAGACCTCGGCCCATGCGCAGTGCGCTTTTGAAGGAGATCGCCTGCGGCAGTGAATACGCCGGGACCATTTTCTTCACTTTGCTGACCACGGTATTCACCAGCCAGCCCTTGGCGGTGGGCATCAGGTCGCCCATCTTCGCTTCGATCAGGTATTGAATGTCGGTGTCGGGCAGCACTTCCTGGACTTTCTGGCCGAACATGTTCAGGTACACCAGCGCCCGCGCGCCGGAATCCTTGAACTGGTGGCGCATCTCCCGCGCGGTGTACAACGGGTTGGTGTTGACCACGATCAACCCGGCGCGCAAGGCACCGAACACGGCTATCGGATAGTGCAGGACATTGGGCATCTGCACCGCGATGCGATCGCCCGGCACCAGATCGGTATGCGCTTGCAGGTAACCGGCGAACGCAGCGCTCTGGCGTTCGAGTTCGGCATAAGTCAGGGTGATGCCCATGTTGCTGAATGCCGGGCGGTCGGCGAACTTCTTGCAGGAACGCTCGAATACCTCGATCACCGACTTGAACTCACCCATGTCGATGTCCAGCGGTACGCCGGCCGGGCGTTTGTCGTTCCAGAAATCAGGTTGCATTGTTCTTGTCCTCTTTACCTGAGCCGATCCGGGGCCGCTTTCTGTCATTTCTGAAAAAGCGGAGCTTCACGGACACTAGCAGTTATGGCCATTGAGGCAAATATAGACAAAGCCGTCATTGATCGTGTGAATCTTCCTGCCGTGGCGTGGGCTGATCAGACGCGCTATACAATGTTCCGACTCTGAGCAAAGGAAGCGCCATGATCCACGACACCTTATGGCTGGATGCGAGTGACCGCAGCCGCCTATTCGTCAATCAATGGCTGCCGGCAGCGCCGTTGAAAGCGGTGATCCTGCTGGCCCATGGCATGGCCGAACACAGCGGCCGCTATGCGCGACTGGCCGAAACGTTTTGCGACAAAGGATATGGCGTGTATGCCCCGGATTTGCGCGGACATGGCAAAACCGCCAATTACGGCACCCTTGGCCACTTCGCCGATGACGATGGCTGGTGCAAAGTGCTCGGCGATCTGGCCAGCCTCAATCAACACATCGGCCAGCAACACCCCGGTGTACCGATCATCCTGTTAGGGCACAGCATGGGCAGCTACCTCGCCCAAGGTTATCTGCTGCACCACAGCGCCAGCCTGAACGGGGCGATTCTCAGTGGTTCAAACTTTCAGCCCGTTGCGCTGTACGGCGCCGCGCGGCAGATCGCCCGTCTGGAAAAACTGCGTCAGGGTGGCAAGGGCCGTAGCGCGCTGATCGAATGGCTGTCGTTCGGCTCGTTCAACAACAAATTCAAACCGGCGCGCACAGCGTTCGACTGGCTGAGTCGCGACCCGGCCGAGGTTGACCTGTACGCCAACGATCCACTGTGTGGCTTTCGCTGCACCAATCAACTGTGGATCGACCTGCTCGGCGGCTTGCAGCAGATCAGCAAAGCGTCCAATCTCGCGCAGATCGATCCGGGCTTGCCGCTGCTGGTAATCGGCGGCGAATGTGATCCGGTGAGTGAAGGCAAGCGTCTGACAGATCTGGCCAATGCCTTGCGCACGGCCGGCAGCCAGAACCTGCAACTGCAGATCTACCCGCAGGCGCGGCACGAATTGTTCAACGAAACCAACCGCGATGAAGTGATCGCTGATGTGCTGGCCTGGATCGATCAGGCCTTGAGCCATCCGCGCCCTCATCGCAGCGAGTAATTTTTTGTGGATTCATTGAATCCGTTACAGGAATCGAGACCGATGACCCAGGTTACCAACATCCCTTACGAAGCCCTCGAAGTCGGCCAGACTGCCAGCTACAGCAAGACCGTCGAAGAGCGCGACATCCAACTGTTTGCCGCGATGTCGGGCGACCACAACCCGGTGCACCTGGACGCCGAGTTTGCCGCCGCGAGCATGTTCAAGGAGCGTATCGCTCACGGCATGTTCAGCGGTGCTTTGATCAGTGCAGCGGTGGCCTGTGAACTGCCTGGGCCGGGCACTATTTATATTGGCCAGCAGATGAGTTTTCAGAAACCGGTGAAGATCGGTGACACGCTGACCGTGCGTCTGGAAATTCTCGAGAAACTGCCGAAGTTTCGTGTGCGCATTGCCACTCGTGTGTTCAACCAGCGTGATGAGTTGGTGGTGGATGGCGAGGCGGAGATTCTGGCGCCGCGTAAGCAGCAGACGGTGACGTTGCCGACTTTGCCGGCGATCAGCATTGGCTGATTGATTTGTGGTGTGTCAGTGAGAGCTTTCCCCCTCACCCCAGCCCTCTCCCCCAAGGGGGCGAGGGGGAAGGGAGCCGATCTCCGCTGTTTTCAGGTTTTGAGTTCGACTGGATATTTCAGGTCGATGTAGCTCGAAAAAACACCTCGGTCAGTCCCCTTCCCTCCGGGAGAGGGCTAGGGTGAGGGGCTCTTGCTTTGGCTTTCCCCAGACATAAAAAAACGCCAGACTCGCTGGCGTTTTTTGTACCCGGCGAACGCTTAAGAGCGAGCGCGAGCCTGGTTACGCAGGGCTTTCACCTGATCGTGGTTACGTTGTACGCCGTGATACTGGCGTTCAACCAGATCACGAATACCCACCAGATTATGCTTGCTGATTTTCTCGAGGGCTTCTTTGTAAGCCTTCAATGCGTGGTCTTCACCGCGCTCGGCTTCGTTCAGCACAGCCTCTTCGTCCTTGCCGGTGAACATGGCTTTGACGTCGACCCAGCGACGGTGCAGGTCACCGCTGACGCTGGTGGAAGTTTCCGGATCGCCGCCCAGCTTGCGAACTTCAGCTTGCAGCTCAGCTGCAGCAGTGGCGCAATCGGCAGAACGAGTGACGAACAGGGTTTTCAGTTCTGGATGCTTGATGTCTTCAGCGCAAGTCTTGAACCCTTCCTGACCGTCCTTGCT comes from Pseudomonas sp. RU47 and encodes:
- the fadD2 gene encoding long-chain-fatty-acid--CoA ligase FadD2, which codes for MQPDFWNDKRPAGVPLDIDMGEFKSVIEVFERSCKKFADRPAFSNMGITLTYAELERQSAAFAGYLQAHTDLVPGDRIAVQMPNVLHYPIAVFGALRAGLIVVNTNPLYTAREMRHQFKDSGARALVYLNMFGQKVQEVLPDTDIQYLIEAKMGDLMPTAKGWLVNTVVSKVKKMVPAYSLPQAISFKSALRMGRGLGIKPLKASLDDIAVLQYTGGTTGLAKGAMLTHGNLVANMQQVRACLAQLGPDGQPLLREGQEVMIAPLPLYHIYAFTANCMCMMVSGNHNVLITNPRDIAGFIKELKNWRFSALLGLNTLFVALMDHADFKTLDFSSLKLTNSGGTALVKATAERWEQMTGCRITEGYGLTETSPVACTNPYGDQSRLGTVGLPVPGTLLKIINDDGVEQPMGERGELCIKGPQIMKGYWHKPEATAEVLDAEGWFKSGDIAVIDPDGFVRIVDRKKDMIIVSGFNVYPNEIEDVVMAHPKVANCAVIGVPDERSGEAVKLFVVARETGVSLEELKAYCKENFTAYKVPKHIVLRESLPMTPVGKILRRELRDIA
- a CDS encoding alpha/beta hydrolase — its product is MIHDTLWLDASDRSRLFVNQWLPAAPLKAVILLAHGMAEHSGRYARLAETFCDKGYGVYAPDLRGHGKTANYGTLGHFADDDGWCKVLGDLASLNQHIGQQHPGVPIILLGHSMGSYLAQGYLLHHSASLNGAILSGSNFQPVALYGAARQIARLEKLRQGGKGRSALIEWLSFGSFNNKFKPARTAFDWLSRDPAEVDLYANDPLCGFRCTNQLWIDLLGGLQQISKASNLAQIDPGLPLLVIGGECDPVSEGKRLTDLANALRTAGSQNLQLQIYPQARHELFNETNRDEVIADVLAWIDQALSHPRPHRSE
- a CDS encoding MaoC family dehydratase → MTQVTNIPYEALEVGQTASYSKTVEERDIQLFAAMSGDHNPVHLDAEFAAASMFKERIAHGMFSGALISAAVACELPGPGTIYIGQQMSFQKPVKIGDTLTVRLEILEKLPKFRVRIATRVFNQRDELVVDGEAEILAPRKQQTVTLPTLPAISIG
- a CDS encoding ferritin-like domain-containing protein, with amino-acid sequence MTDMNKEAISVLNDLIETSKDGQEGFKTCAEDIKHPELKTLFVTRSADCATAAAELQAEVRKLGGDPETSTSVSGDLHRRWVDVKAMFTGKDEEAVLNEAERGEDHALKAYKEALEKISKHNLVGIRDLVERQYHGVQRNHDQVKALRNQARARS